In Sulfurisphaera javensis, a single genomic region encodes these proteins:
- a CDS encoding glycosyltransferase family 4 protein, protein MVCFLLKADPFNSTTGTAKWTVEVAKSIPNSEIIYFKDWKTKNPKKLSSIALYSIDTITVKIGKSYVYLPIMTKNSIKGILKIIRCKKIYLVDVPNIVFFILIYPLFLHKNVIVGLHGFIQRRNNFSSLLFYFLTKNFYFHALNPYDKEILIKRGIPENKIYLIPNFVYYDNVNITVDNVFSVLFIGRLEKYQKGIDFIPEIIRRVKEYAKDIEFVIIGDGPDKEIIEKLDVKYLGKVSEERKIQELQKADLLIFPSRFETFGLVLLEAQAFGLPVIAWNIPTNSFIIRDPIQGKLIEPWKICDFSNAILSYYEIFKKSKEEYIELKKKIHSKIIEFFGKEKIINELSKILE, encoded by the coding sequence ATGGTATGTTTCTTACTAAAGGCTGATCCTTTTAATTCTACTACTGGTACAGCCAAATGGACTGTAGAAGTAGCTAAAAGCATTCCTAACTCTGAAATAATTTATTTTAAAGATTGGAAAACAAAAAATCCTAAGAAGCTTTCTAGCATTGCGCTGTATTCCATAGATACTATTACTGTAAAGATAGGTAAATCATATGTTTATCTTCCTATAATGACAAAAAATAGCATAAAAGGAATATTAAAAATTATTAGATGTAAGAAAATTTATCTAGTTGATGTACCTAACATAGTCTTTTTTATTTTAATTTATCCTTTATTTCTCCATAAGAATGTGATAGTTGGTCTTCATGGATTTATACAAAGAAGAAATAATTTTTCATCTTTATTATTTTATTTCTTAACTAAAAATTTTTATTTTCATGCATTAAATCCTTATGATAAAGAGATTCTTATAAAAAGAGGAATACCAGAAAACAAAATCTATCTTATACCTAACTTTGTATATTATGATAATGTAAATATAACAGTTGATAATGTTTTTTCCGTGCTTTTTATTGGTAGACTAGAAAAATATCAAAAAGGTATAGATTTTATTCCAGAAATCATAAGAAGAGTTAAGGAATATGCAAAGGATATAGAGTTTGTCATTATTGGAGACGGTCCAGATAAGGAAATAATAGAAAAATTAGATGTTAAATATCTAGGAAAAGTTAGTGAAGAAAGGAAAATTCAAGAATTACAAAAAGCTGACCTACTCATTTTCCCTTCTAGATTTGAAACCTTTGGATTAGTTTTACTTGAAGCTCAAGCATTTGGTTTACCAGTAATTGCATGGAATATTCCAACCAACTCTTTCATCATTAGAGATCCTATACAAGGAAAATTAATTGAGCCATGGAAAATATGTGATTTTTCAAATGCCATTCTTTCCTATTACGAAATTTTTAAAAAATCAAAAGAGGAATATATTGAGCTAAAAAAGAAAATACATTCAAAAATAATAGAATTTTTTGGAAAAGAAAAAATAATTAACGAACTTTCAAAAATTTTAGAATAA
- a CDS encoding glycosyltransferase, with product MSSSICVYGTVFNNVNTVEASIKSVWKPNYTIIITDNYSTDGTWEKLQEMKKEYNIVLYRLKSTRGKGRDYSLKHCQNNSLAAYIDLDCVYKKIFTKYSTYKSLKYSYTDPNCHI from the coding sequence ATGAGCTCTTCTATTTGTGTTTATGGTACTGTTTTTAATAATGTTAATACTGTTGAGGCTTCTATTAAAAGTGTTTGGAAGCCTAATTATACTATCATAATTACTGATAATTATTCTACAGATGGTACTTGGGAAAAGTTACAAGAGATGAAGAAAGAGTACAACATAGTCTTATATAGACTTAAGTCGACTAGAGGTAAAGGTAGAGACTATTCGCTCAAGCACTGCCAGAATAACTCATTAGCAGCATACATAGATCTTGACTGTGTATATAAGAAAATTTTCACAAAATACTCGACTTACAAATCTCTGAAATATTCATATACGGACCCCAATTGTCATATATAG
- a CDS encoding glycosyltransferase, producing MILGIADSNALLSKKFGTEKHVHEVIKRLSVHYKIYYFPTTISFTYNEINTEINKYVKIPSSFFSLWDKREKKKFSLTRELFSFSPLAKELLSEYKKEVDSVDFLYIPHNYRLQLMSSILMSELSNGKFGMLLMTDPHNTLLEKESFFKCVSVWEKIWFSKKSAIEFCLAQRLQNYVFLQKTRRLKPSFIGVMNKGVLKYSNLSKYFNVKVISPPHAFNTEALKYRDVGKEDYAVFLGRINNAKGIYEAIEIGKRIKMKIMGYPEDKRAIELARKNGIEVICSPDERTKFETLSRAKVLVSPSHQESFSVTILEALAVRTPVVTYDLPSLASIYEFQAVKFVKEFDVSSLYKKVKEIIEMNNVYNLFDENVEEFVRLHSSWDNVANAIREVIESSNEE from the coding sequence ATGATTCTAGGAATTGCTGATAGTAATGCTCTACTTTCTAAGAAATTTGGTACGGAAAAACATGTTCATGAAGTAATTAAAAGACTTTCAGTTCACTATAAGATCTATTATTTTCCTACAACTATTTCTTTTACATATAACGAAATTAATACAGAAATTAATAAGTATGTGAAAATTCCTTCCTCTTTTTTCTCCTTATGGGATAAAAGGGAAAAGAAGAAATTCTCTTTAACTAGAGAATTATTTTCTTTTTCTCCTTTAGCTAAAGAATTACTTTCAGAGTACAAAAAAGAAGTAGATTCTGTTGATTTCCTATACATTCCTCACAACTATAGGCTTCAATTAATGTCATCTATATTAATGAGTGAGCTTTCGAACGGAAAATTTGGAATGTTGTTAATGACTGATCCTCATAATACTCTTTTAGAGAAAGAGAGTTTCTTTAAGTGTGTTTCTGTTTGGGAAAAAATATGGTTTAGTAAGAAATCGGCTATAGAGTTTTGTTTAGCACAAAGATTACAAAATTATGTTTTCCTTCAAAAAACTAGGAGATTAAAGCCTAGTTTTATAGGAGTCATGAATAAAGGAGTACTAAAATATTCTAATCTTAGTAAATATTTTAACGTTAAAGTAATTTCTCCTCCTCACGCTTTTAATACAGAGGCTTTAAAATATAGAGATGTAGGAAAAGAGGATTATGCTGTATTTTTAGGTAGAATTAATAATGCTAAAGGAATTTACGAAGCAATTGAAATTGGGAAAAGGATAAAGATGAAGATTATGGGTTACCCAGAAGATAAACGTGCTATTGAGCTAGCTAGAAAAAACGGAATAGAAGTTATATGTTCTCCAGATGAAAGGACTAAATTTGAAACATTATCAAGGGCTAAAGTTCTGGTTTCCCCTTCACACCAAGAAAGTTTTTCCGTAACCATTCTAGAGGCTTTAGCGGTTAGGACGCCAGTAGTAACTTATGATTTACCATCTTTAGCATCAATCTATGAGTTTCAAGCAGTAAAATTTGTTAAAGAATTTGATGTTTCATCACTTTATAAAAAAGTAAAAGAGATAATAGAAATGAATAACGTATACAATCTTTTTGATGAAAATGTCGAAGAATTCGTAAGGCTTCATTCTTCATGGGATAATGTAGCTAATGCAATAAGAGAAGTTATTGAAAGCAGTAATGAAGAGTAG
- a CDS encoding glycosyltransferase family 4 protein has product MKILISPPMRFGKDFTGAARRTLEVYSRFKEDEVYLCVDSNTLPYADDEIKVLLSNFHLVNSYNTSRFNYLKGFVQCLKQAKKVDVILSYSECSLSIIYSYFLSLFARKPLIIFVHHVTEEIRGDTNYYFLLKLAFSRSKGIICLDNPEVKEELEKLFPGKKIVTSTNGVNVDQYYTSEEKICDGLFIGDYGERKGVKYLSAIWNLVNKKGNYKLCILGRKWEGKELPKNSIYLGFVSERKKREILAKSKVFVFPSLYEGYSLVVAEALASYLPVVTWDLPWSERFKKGVIKVKFDDVNQFVQVIIELLVD; this is encoded by the coding sequence GTGAAGATTCTCATTTCTCCTCCAATGAGATTTGGCAAAGATTTTACTGGAGCTGCTAGGAGAACTTTAGAGGTTTATAGTAGGTTTAAAGAGGACGAAGTTTATCTTTGTGTAGATAGTAATACCTTACCTTATGCTGACGATGAGATTAAAGTATTACTGTCTAATTTTCACTTAGTTAATAGTTATAATACTTCTCGTTTTAATTATTTAAAGGGATTTGTACAGTGTTTGAAGCAAGCTAAAAAGGTTGATGTTATTCTAAGTTATTCCGAGTGCTCTTTAAGTATTATTTACTCTTATTTTCTTTCCCTTTTTGCTAGAAAACCACTAATAATATTTGTGCATCACGTTACGGAAGAAATTAGGGGAGATACTAATTATTACTTTTTATTGAAGTTAGCGTTTTCAAGAAGTAAAGGGATTATTTGCTTAGATAACCCAGAAGTTAAAGAAGAGTTAGAAAAGCTTTTCCCAGGTAAAAAAATTGTTACATCAACTAATGGAGTTAATGTGGATCAATACTATACTTCTGAAGAGAAAATTTGTGATGGCCTTTTTATTGGAGATTATGGTGAGAGGAAAGGAGTAAAATATCTTTCTGCAATCTGGAATTTAGTGAATAAAAAAGGAAATTATAAGTTGTGTATTTTAGGTAGAAAGTGGGAGGGAAAAGAATTGCCAAAGAATTCTATTTATTTAGGTTTTGTATCAGAGAGGAAGAAAAGGGAGATTTTAGCTAAGTCTAAGGTTTTTGTTTTTCCTTCTCTTTATGAAGGATATTCTTTGGTTGTAGCTGAAGCTTTAGCTTCATACCTACCAGTAGTTACGTGGGATTTGCCATGGAGTGAAAGGTTTAAAAAGGGAGTCATTAAAGTAAAGTTTGATGATGTAAATCAATTTGTTCAAGTAATTATTGAACTACTTGTTGACTAG